From the genome of Parazoarcus communis, one region includes:
- the folE2 gene encoding GTP cyclohydrolase FolE2, whose amino-acid sequence MNAPDKFFLPDVQASRDERALAIQHVGVRGLRYPLVLAGDDGRVQHTVATIEMTVGLPPEVKGTHMSRFVELLEAEREALDLAGLRDLFAEMLVRLEADSGRIEAAFPWFMHKTAPVSGVGSLLDLDVRVVVAQSPGGELQTTLTVVVPVTSLCPCSKKISEYGAHNQRSHISISARLRADVDVIELVRMAEEEASCEVFGLLKRPDEKWVTERAYDNPKFVEDLVRDIALRLRADKRIAAWTVESENFESIHNHSAYALIEGENPEGPAHAHG is encoded by the coding sequence ATGAACGCACCCGACAAGTTCTTTCTGCCTGACGTCCAGGCCAGCCGCGATGAGCGTGCGCTTGCCATCCAGCATGTCGGTGTTCGCGGCCTGCGCTATCCGCTCGTCCTTGCGGGCGACGACGGCCGTGTGCAGCACACCGTAGCCACGATAGAGATGACGGTCGGCCTGCCTCCCGAGGTCAAGGGAACGCACATGTCGCGTTTCGTCGAACTGCTGGAGGCCGAGCGCGAGGCGCTCGATCTGGCAGGTCTGCGCGATCTGTTCGCCGAGATGCTGGTGCGTCTTGAAGCAGATTCGGGGCGGATCGAGGCGGCCTTCCCCTGGTTCATGCACAAGACCGCGCCGGTTTCGGGTGTCGGCAGTCTGCTCGACCTCGATGTCCGGGTTGTTGTGGCGCAGTCGCCCGGTGGCGAGTTGCAGACCACGCTCACCGTGGTGGTGCCGGTCACGAGCCTGTGCCCGTGCTCGAAGAAGATCTCCGAATACGGTGCCCACAACCAGCGTTCGCACATCAGCATTTCGGCGCGCCTGCGTGCCGATGTGGATGTGATCGAGCTGGTACGCATGGCTGAAGAGGAGGCGTCCTGCGAAGTGTTCGGCCTGCTCAAGCGGCCGGACGAAAAGTGGGTGACCGAGCGCGCCTACGACAACCCGAAGTTCGTCGAGGACCTGGTTCGCGACATCGCCCTGCGACTGCGCGCAGACAAGCGCATCGCGGCGTGGACGGTCGAGTCCGAGAATTTCGAGTCCATTCACAACCACTCTGCCTATGCCCTGATCGAAGGCGAGAACCCGGAGGGCCCTGCCCATGCGCATGGGTGA
- a CDS encoding glutathione peroxidase gives MTGGLKLIVAGVLLTAMMPAVAAPPACPALLDHAFPRLQDEASQSLCQYAGKVLLVVNTASYCGYTNQYDGLERLYRKYGARGLVVIGFPSNDFNQEPGENAEIADFCRTTYGVQFPMFARSTVSGPQANPFYLKLADLSGERPRWNFHKYLVDRSGARVTSFPTQVSPESPILVGAIERLLDARP, from the coding sequence GTGACTGGCGGCCTGAAGCTGATCGTCGCGGGTGTTCTGCTGACGGCCATGATGCCGGCGGTGGCTGCACCGCCGGCCTGCCCGGCACTGCTCGACCATGCCTTCCCGCGCCTGCAGGACGAGGCCAGCCAGTCGCTGTGCCAGTACGCAGGCAAGGTATTGCTGGTCGTCAATACCGCGAGCTATTGCGGCTATACCAACCAGTACGACGGGCTCGAACGTCTGTACCGCAAGTACGGGGCGCGCGGGCTGGTTGTGATCGGCTTCCCGTCCAACGACTTCAATCAGGAGCCGGGCGAGAACGCCGAGATTGCAGATTTCTGCCGCACGACTTACGGCGTTCAGTTTCCGATGTTTGCCCGCAGCACGGTGTCCGGACCGCAGGCCAACCCCTTCTATCTGAAACTGGCCGATCTTTCCGGCGAGCGTCCGCGGTGGAATTTTCACAAGTATCTCGTCGACCGCAGCGGAGCGAGGGTGACGAGCTTTCCCACCCAGGTCAGCCCCGAGAGCCCGATTCTGGTCGGCGCGATCGAGCGTTTGCTCGACGCGCGGCCCTGA
- a CDS encoding MerR family transcriptional regulator — MKTTPNTETELSIAAVERDTGLSKDTLRVWERRYGFPTPKRDSNGERLYPQHQVDKLRLIRRLLDTGHRPSRIISATPEELGALLDAQRNKASSPEQQVREQALLQYVRLHRSSELVSGLHQALMKQGLQRFVLETIAPLNEAVGEGWMRGEIDVPEEHLYTEQVQNVLRSAIGANAVSGGHPRVLLTTFPDEHHILGLLMAEATLVPEGASCVSLGTRTPLADIRGAAVGGNFDIVGLSFSIAYPARQAIEGLIELRAALPEHITIWAGGAAVKGKQRRLPGIRVINGLTDTVAALHEWRAAHPG; from the coding sequence ATGAAAACCACACCGAACACCGAAACCGAGCTGAGCATCGCAGCGGTCGAACGCGATACAGGACTTTCCAAGGACACCCTCAGGGTGTGGGAGCGCAGATACGGCTTCCCCACGCCAAAGCGGGACAGCAATGGCGAGCGCCTTTACCCCCAGCATCAGGTAGACAAGCTGCGCCTGATCCGGCGCCTGCTCGACACCGGGCACAGACCGTCCCGAATCATCTCCGCCACGCCGGAGGAACTCGGCGCGCTGCTCGATGCGCAACGTAACAAGGCGAGTTCGCCCGAACAGCAGGTGCGCGAGCAGGCACTGCTGCAGTACGTGCGCCTGCACCGCAGCAGCGAACTGGTATCGGGCCTGCATCAGGCGCTGATGAAACAGGGCCTGCAGCGTTTCGTCCTCGAAACCATCGCGCCGCTCAACGAAGCCGTGGGAGAAGGCTGGATGCGGGGCGAGATCGACGTGCCGGAGGAGCATCTGTATACCGAGCAGGTGCAGAATGTGCTTCGCAGCGCCATTGGCGCCAATGCCGTGTCCGGGGGGCACCCGCGCGTGCTGCTGACCACCTTCCCGGACGAGCATCACATCCTCGGCCTGCTGATGGCGGAGGCCACGCTGGTTCCGGAAGGCGCATCCTGCGTCTCGCTCGGCACCCGCACGCCGCTGGCGGACATTCGGGGTGCTGCGGTCGGCGGCAATTTCGATATCGTCGGCCTGTCCTTCAGCATTGCCTACCCGGCCCGTCAGGCCATCGAAGGCCTGATCGAACTGCGCGCCGCGCTCCCCGAGCACATCACGATCTGGGCAGGTGGCGCAGCGGTCAAGGGCAAGCAGCGCCGCCTGCCAGGCATCCGGGTGATCAACGGCCTGACCGACACCGTGGCCGCCCTGCATGAGTGGCGCGCCGCCCACCCGGGCTGA
- a CDS encoding ferritin, which yields MLYPELFRTLESARWNMAEDIPWSDFDPALLTDEQAVTIKMNAITEWSALPATEMFLRDNSTDSDFAAFMSIWFYEEQKHSLVLMEYLRRFRPELQPTEAELDAVRFEFDPAPPLETLMLHFCGEVRLTQWYRRAAEWHTEPVIKNIYDHISRDEARHGGAYLKYMKRAIERSGDEARRAFAKLGVLMANSSRSARPLHPTNLHVAQQFFPRDTVQSRVPDPDWLEHWLDTQIDFDRDCEARVVGGILRNLSSLFGQKFDTVSELNRYRKSLA from the coding sequence ATGCTTTACCCAGAACTCTTCCGCACCCTCGAGTCGGCACGCTGGAACATGGCGGAGGACATCCCCTGGTCCGACTTCGACCCCGCACTGCTGACAGACGAACAGGCGGTGACGATCAAGATGAATGCGATCACCGAATGGTCGGCGCTTCCCGCCACCGAGATGTTTCTGCGCGACAACAGCACCGACTCCGACTTCGCCGCCTTCATGTCAATCTGGTTCTATGAAGAGCAGAAGCATTCGCTGGTGCTGATGGAATACCTGCGCCGCTTCCGCCCCGAGCTGCAGCCGACCGAAGCCGAGCTCGACGCCGTGCGCTTCGAGTTCGATCCTGCCCCGCCGCTCGAAACCCTGATGCTGCACTTCTGCGGCGAGGTCCGCCTCACCCAGTGGTACCGCCGGGCGGCCGAATGGCATACGGAGCCCGTGATCAAGAACATCTACGATCACATCTCGCGCGATGAGGCACGCCACGGCGGGGCCTACCTGAAGTACATGAAACGCGCCATCGAGCGCAGCGGCGACGAGGCCCGACGCGCCTTTGCCAAGCTCGGTGTGCTGATGGCCAACTCCTCGCGCAGCGCCCGCCCGCTGCACCCCACCAATCTGCACGTGGCGCAGCAGTTCTTCCCGCGCGACACCGTGCAGTCCCGCGTACCCGACCCCGACTGGCTGGAGCACTGGCTCGACACCCAGATCGACTTCGACCGTGACTGCGAGGCGCGGGTGGTCGGCGGCATCCTGCGCAACCTGTCGAGTCTGTTCGGGCAGAAGTTCGACACCGTCAGCGAGCTCAACCGCTACCGCAAGTCGCTCGCCTGA
- a CDS encoding Na/Pi cotransporter family protein has protein sequence MPTVTPTSFEVIGGLIGGLGLFLLGMHLLTDGLKLAAGRALEDMLERWTSTPLRGLGAGMLITTLVQSSSAVTVAGIGFVNAGLLSLRNALWVIFGSNVGTTMNAWLVAALGFSFKIDAFALPFVGIGAVLMLATSRMRPRALGQALSGFGVLFLGIDVLKDTFSAFGSGIDLQQFIMPGLTGWVMLVAIGTLITILMQASGAAIAIIITAAQTGLMSTEAACAMVIGTNIGTTSTAILSAIGATANARRLAAAHVFFNLVTGAVALMLLPLLIGLLGLLSEWLEKPATPAVMIAMFHTTFNLLGVALMVPAAKFLLSFLSARFRRSDEESARPQHLDANSVSVPDLALRALRMELGRTHVLAGNCLRAVIHSPPDTPLVSRNGDAFVALTTAIGSYTRGVTTTSLPLALAEALARNLRALQYQESTVDAARSAAELGEALGLPPAHGIDEAFAHFRNAAGELADASMPGKPGFRSEDIERLLASAETRYAALKEALLVAGAHAHLDIRSMQEWLRLASLLRRATEQIAKSAQTLAALEEGLPQPVLEHRGDDESGNDQ, from the coding sequence CTGCCCACTGTCACTCCCACGTCATTCGAAGTCATCGGCGGCCTGATCGGCGGCCTCGGGCTGTTCCTGCTCGGCATGCACCTGCTCACTGACGGCCTCAAGCTCGCGGCCGGGCGTGCGCTCGAAGACATGCTCGAGCGCTGGACCTCGACGCCGCTGCGCGGTCTCGGCGCCGGCATGCTGATCACCACGCTGGTGCAGTCCTCAAGCGCGGTGACCGTGGCCGGCATCGGCTTCGTCAACGCCGGTCTCCTGTCGCTCAGGAATGCCTTGTGGGTGATTTTCGGCTCCAATGTGGGCACCACCATGAACGCATGGCTGGTCGCCGCACTCGGATTCAGCTTCAAGATCGACGCCTTTGCCCTGCCCTTTGTCGGCATCGGTGCAGTCCTGATGCTGGCCACGAGCCGCATGCGCCCGCGGGCGCTGGGTCAGGCCCTGTCCGGATTCGGCGTCCTCTTCCTCGGCATCGACGTGCTCAAGGACACCTTTTCGGCATTCGGCAGCGGAATCGATCTGCAGCAGTTCATCATGCCCGGGCTCACCGGATGGGTCATGCTGGTCGCCATCGGCACCCTCATCACCATCCTGATGCAGGCCTCCGGCGCCGCCATCGCCATCATCATCACTGCCGCCCAGACCGGGCTGATGAGCACCGAGGCCGCCTGTGCCATGGTCATCGGCACCAATATCGGCACCACCTCGACCGCCATCCTGTCGGCCATCGGCGCCACCGCCAACGCCCGCCGCCTGGCTGCGGCCCATGTGTTCTTCAACCTCGTCACCGGTGCGGTCGCACTCATGCTGCTGCCGCTGCTGATCGGCCTCCTCGGGCTGCTCAGCGAGTGGCTGGAGAAGCCGGCCACCCCGGCGGTGATGATCGCGATGTTCCACACCACCTTCAACCTTCTCGGCGTGGCCTTGATGGTGCCGGCGGCGAAGTTCCTGCTCAGCTTCCTGTCGGCGCGCTTCCGGCGCAGCGACGAGGAAAGCGCGCGTCCCCAGCACCTGGACGCCAACTCGGTAAGCGTTCCAGACCTCGCGCTGCGGGCGCTGCGCATGGAACTCGGACGAACCCACGTGCTGGCCGGAAACTGCCTGCGTGCCGTCATTCACAGCCCACCCGACACGCCACTCGTGTCGCGTAACGGTGACGCCTTCGTCGCACTCACGACCGCCATCGGCAGCTACACACGCGGCGTCACGACCACGAGCCTTCCGCTGGCCCTCGCCGAAGCGCTCGCCCGCAATCTGCGTGCGCTCCAGTACCAGGAGAGCACGGTAGACGCCGCGCGCTCGGCGGCAGAGCTCGGCGAAGCACTCGGCCTTCCACCCGCACATGGCATCGACGAGGCCTTTGCACACTTTCGCAACGCTGCCGGCGAACTCGCCGACGCCAGCATGCCGGGAAAGCCCGGTTTCCGCAGCGAAGACATCGAAAGACTGCTCGCCAGCGCCGAGACCCGTTACGCCGCCCTCAAGGAAGCCCTGCTCGTCGCCGGCGCACACGCCCACCTCGATATCCGCAGCATGCAGGAATGGCTGCGCCTCGCGAGTCTGCTCAGACGTGCGACCGAACAGATCGCAAAGTCCGCACAGACCCTGGCGGCCCTGGAAGAAGGCCTGCCTCAGCCCGTCCTCGAACACCGTGGCGACGACGAGAGCGGTAACGACCAATGA
- the gluQRS gene encoding tRNA glutamyl-Q(34) synthetase GluQRS produces the protein MSGVIPAYVGRFAPSPSGPLHFGSLVAALGSCLDARHHGGKWLLRIEDVDTPRTVPGAADAILATLERFGFAWDGEVVWQSRRTDAYHAALEQLKCSGAVFPCACTRREMADSALARDGSRRYPGTCRDGLPPGRSARAWRVRAEGLIRFDDGVQGPQQEDLERDVGDYVVLRADGLFAYQLAVVVDDAAAGITHVVRGADLLDSSARQIHLQHLLGVAQPAYAHLPVATNDAGEKLSKQTLARAIEDQPPSIALVAALAFLGQNPPPELGQAALDEVWSWSRAHWRLDKVPRLRQAIAPLF, from the coding sequence ATGAGCGGCGTCATCCCGGCCTATGTCGGGCGCTTCGCGCCCTCGCCCAGCGGTCCGCTTCACTTCGGCTCGCTGGTCGCCGCGCTCGGCAGCTGTCTCGATGCCCGCCACCACGGCGGCAAGTGGCTGCTGCGCATCGAGGACGTCGACACCCCGCGCACCGTCCCCGGTGCAGCCGACGCGATTCTGGCCACACTGGAACGGTTCGGCTTCGCGTGGGATGGCGAGGTGGTCTGGCAAAGCCGGCGCACCGATGCCTATCACGCCGCGCTCGAACAGCTCAAATGCAGCGGCGCCGTCTTCCCCTGCGCCTGCACCCGTCGCGAAATGGCCGATTCCGCACTCGCCCGCGACGGCTCCCGGCGCTACCCTGGGACCTGTCGCGACGGACTGCCGCCCGGTCGCAGCGCCCGTGCCTGGCGCGTGCGTGCCGAGGGTTTGATCCGCTTCGATGATGGGGTTCAAGGCCCGCAGCAGGAGGACCTCGAGCGCGACGTCGGCGATTATGTCGTGCTGCGCGCGGACGGCCTGTTTGCCTACCAGCTTGCCGTCGTCGTCGATGACGCCGCAGCCGGCATCACCCATGTCGTGCGCGGTGCCGACCTGCTCGACTCCAGCGCACGCCAGATTCACCTGCAGCACCTGCTCGGCGTGGCGCAACCCGCCTACGCCCATCTGCCGGTCGCAACCAATGACGCAGGCGAGAAGCTGTCGAAGCAGACGCTTGCCCGCGCCATCGAGGACCAGCCACCCTCAATTGCACTGGTCGCAGCCCTCGCCTTTCTCGGACAGAATCCGCCACCTGAACTCGGGCAGGCTGCGCTCGACGAGGTCTGGTCGTGGTCACGCGCGCACTGGCGGCTGGACAAGGTGCCGCGCCTGAGACAAGCCATCGCCCCACTCTTCTGA
- a CDS encoding CoA-binding protein gives MLGTDIELKQLLESTRTIAVVGISPKPERASHEVALYLQHHGYTIIPVNPVCDEVLGLKCYPSLREVPVKIDVVDVFRRSEEVMPVVEDAIAIGARAVWLQLDVIAPEAIARAEAAGLSTVMDRCTKIEHRRLLTGG, from the coding sequence ATGCTCGGCACCGACATCGAACTGAAACAGCTGCTCGAATCGACGCGGACCATCGCCGTGGTCGGCATCTCGCCGAAACCCGAGCGCGCCAGCCACGAGGTAGCCCTCTACCTGCAGCATCACGGCTACACGATCATCCCGGTCAACCCCGTCTGCGACGAGGTGCTGGGCCTGAAGTGCTACCCCAGTCTGCGTGAGGTGCCGGTGAAGATCGACGTGGTCGATGTGTTCCGGCGTTCGGAGGAAGTCATGCCCGTGGTGGAAGATGCCATCGCAATCGGCGCGCGTGCAGTCTGGCTGCAACTGGACGTCATCGCCCCCGAAGCCATCGCCCGCGCCGAAGCGGCAGGCCTGAGCACGGTCATGGATCGCTGCACCAAGATCGAACACCGCCGCCTGCTGACAGGCGGATGA
- the clsB gene encoding cardiolipin synthase ClsB: MSVLAGGNAIALLENGLQYFPALEDEIDGARREIFFQTYIFDPDDTGRRIAAALVRAASRGVAVHLLVDGFGGRAFVRELMSDLVSCGVQVLIYRMELRLLSLRRHRLRRMHRKVVVVDGRVAFVGGINVVDDVSGDAVRPPRYDYAVRVEGPLLGPIVDSVHRLWRMLAWASFRRRVSVPVLAPARVEVAGDLRAAFLIRDNLRHRHDIENAYLDAIGRARDEVVIANAYFFPGRRFRQALVEAAARGVKVILLLQGLADHPVQQYATRALYPFFLERGIRLFEYHRSVLHAKVAVVDGRWVTVGSSNIDAFSLLLAREANVVVEDSGFAATLRASLDAAMMDGARELRRADWRRLPRFRRLLSWLAYQGVRLAIGIAGFGGKH, encoded by the coding sequence TTGAGCGTGCTGGCGGGTGGCAATGCAATTGCCCTGCTGGAAAACGGCCTGCAGTACTTTCCCGCGCTCGAGGATGAAATCGATGGCGCGCGGCGGGAGATCTTCTTTCAGACCTACATCTTCGATCCGGACGATACCGGGCGTCGCATCGCGGCTGCGCTGGTGCGAGCGGCGTCGCGCGGGGTCGCGGTGCATCTGCTGGTCGATGGATTCGGCGGCCGGGCTTTCGTCCGCGAGCTGATGTCCGATCTGGTGTCCTGCGGCGTGCAGGTGCTCATCTACCGAATGGAGCTGCGCCTGCTCTCACTGCGTCGCCACCGGCTGAGGCGCATGCACCGCAAGGTGGTGGTGGTCGATGGCAGGGTGGCCTTTGTCGGTGGGATCAACGTGGTCGACGATGTCAGCGGCGATGCTGTCCGGCCGCCGCGCTATGACTATGCGGTGCGGGTGGAGGGGCCGCTGCTGGGGCCGATCGTCGACTCGGTGCACCGTCTGTGGCGCATGCTGGCGTGGGCGAGCTTCCGGCGGCGGGTGAGCGTGCCGGTGCTGGCACCGGCTCGGGTGGAGGTGGCGGGCGATCTTCGCGCGGCATTTCTGATCCGCGACAATCTTCGCCACCGTCACGACATCGAGAACGCCTACCTCGATGCGATCGGGCGCGCGCGCGACGAAGTGGTGATTGCCAATGCCTATTTCTTCCCGGGGCGGCGTTTTCGCCAGGCGCTGGTGGAGGCGGCGGCGCGCGGCGTGAAGGTCATCCTGCTGCTGCAAGGCCTGGCCGATCATCCGGTGCAGCAGTATGCGACGCGGGCCTTGTACCCGTTCTTCCTGGAGCGCGGCATCCGCCTGTTCGAGTATCACCGCAGCGTGCTGCATGCAAAGGTGGCGGTGGTGGATGGTCGCTGGGTGACGGTGGGCTCCAGCAACATCGATGCCTTCAGTCTGCTGCTGGCGCGCGAGGCCAATGTCGTGGTGGAGGACAGCGGCTTTGCCGCGACCCTGCGTGCCAGCCTGGACGCGGCGATGATGGATGGCGCACGCGAGTTGCGACGTGCCGACTGGCGAAGACTGCCGCGCTTTCGCCGGCTGCTCAGCTGGCTGGCGTATCAGGGGGTGCGGCTGGCGATTGGTATTGCGGGGTTTGGGGGGAAGCACTGA
- a CDS encoding endonuclease/exonuclease/phosphatase family protein: MTLRICTYNIHKGFSQFNRRMVVHDLRERLRSLDVDLVFLQEVQGLHINHAVRHADWPQRPQHEFLAEDVWCQTAYGGNAVYDHGHHGNAILSRHAILSSDNQDVSDHRFERRGLLHCEVSLPGLDVPLHCVCVHLGLMAGSRRRQMEALAERMERLAPDGAPLIIAGDFNDWRNRADDLLGRRLGLVEAFGREGGRPPRSFPSALPFFRLDRIYVRGFSVSRAQVHFGEPWSRISDHAALTADLEFAR, encoded by the coding sequence ATGACGCTGCGCATCTGCACCTACAACATCCACAAGGGCTTCTCGCAGTTCAACCGCCGCATGGTGGTGCACGACCTGCGGGAACGCCTGCGCAGCCTCGACGTCGATCTGGTCTTCCTGCAGGAGGTGCAGGGGTTGCACATCAATCACGCGGTGCGCCATGCCGACTGGCCGCAAAGGCCACAGCACGAGTTCCTTGCCGAGGATGTGTGGTGCCAGACCGCTTATGGCGGCAACGCGGTGTATGACCACGGTCACCACGGCAACGCGATCCTGAGCCGTCACGCCATCCTCAGCAGCGACAATCAGGACGTCTCCGATCACCGCTTCGAGCGCCGCGGGCTGCTGCATTGCGAGGTTTCCCTGCCCGGGCTGGACGTGCCGCTGCATTGCGTCTGTGTGCACCTGGGTCTGATGGCGGGGAGCCGGCGTCGGCAGATGGAGGCGTTGGCCGAACGCATGGAGCGGCTCGCGCCCGATGGTGCGCCGCTGATCATCGCAGGCGACTTCAATGACTGGCGCAATCGTGCCGACGATCTGCTGGGACGACGGCTGGGCCTGGTTGAAGCCTTTGGCCGCGAGGGCGGGCGGCCACCGCGCAGCTTTCCCAGTGCGCTGCCCTTTTTCCGCCTCGACCGCATCTACGTGCGCGGATTCAGCGTGAGCCGGGCGCAGGTTCATTTCGGCGAGCCGTGGTCGAGGATTTCCGATCACGCCGCGCTCACCGCAGATCTGGAGTTTGCGCGTTGA
- the nadA gene encoding quinolinate synthase NadA, with the protein MQVATISFDRFNALADAEAQERIRAARARLGDKAVLLCHHYQRADVYQYADLTGDSLKLARLASQTEADYIVFCGVHFMAEVADILSKPSQMAILPDLAAGCSMADMASLAKVERCWRELTEVLDKPDEHITPVTYINSAADLKAFCGEHGGIVCTSTNAPTILDWAFSRREKVLFFPDQHLGRWTGFKKGIPLDQMVVWDPDLEYGGLTHEQIRKAKVLLWKGHCSVHQMFQPAHIERWRSANPDGLVISHPESSLEVCQQSDYVGSTEYIINTITAAPANTRWLVGTELNLVNRLAEEMKPQGKSVQFMAPTVCMCSTMQRIDPQHLAWTLENLADGNVVNRIQVPAHEAELARIALDRMLAVS; encoded by the coding sequence ATGCAAGTAGCCACCATCAGTTTTGACCGCTTCAACGCGCTCGCGGACGCCGAGGCGCAGGAGCGCATTCGTGCAGCACGCGCCCGTCTCGGCGACAAGGCGGTGTTGCTGTGTCACCACTATCAGCGCGCAGACGTCTATCAGTACGCCGACCTCACCGGCGATTCGCTCAAGCTGGCGCGACTCGCCTCGCAGACCGAGGCTGACTACATCGTGTTCTGCGGCGTGCACTTCATGGCCGAAGTCGCCGACATTCTCTCCAAGCCCAGCCAGATGGCCATCCTGCCCGACCTTGCCGCCGGCTGTTCGATGGCCGACATGGCCAGTCTGGCCAAGGTCGAGCGCTGCTGGCGCGAACTGACCGAGGTGCTGGACAAGCCCGACGAACACATCACGCCGGTGACCTACATCAACTCGGCTGCCGACCTGAAGGCCTTCTGCGGCGAACACGGTGGCATCGTATGCACGTCGACCAATGCGCCGACGATCCTCGACTGGGCGTTTTCGCGTCGCGAGAAGGTGCTGTTCTTCCCCGACCAGCATCTGGGGCGCTGGACCGGATTCAAGAAGGGCATCCCGCTCGACCAGATGGTGGTGTGGGACCCCGATCTCGAATACGGCGGCCTGACGCACGAGCAGATCCGCAAGGCCAAGGTGCTGCTGTGGAAGGGGCACTGCTCGGTGCACCAGATGTTCCAGCCGGCCCATATCGAGCGCTGGCGTTCAGCCAATCCGGACGGGCTGGTGATCTCGCACCCGGAAAGCAGTCTCGAGGTGTGCCAGCAGTCCGATTACGTCGGATCGACCGAATACATCATCAACACCATCACTGCTGCGCCTGCCAATACGCGCTGGCTGGTGGGGACCGAGCTCAATCTGGTCAACCGACTGGCCGAGGAAATGAAGCCGCAGGGCAAGAGCGTGCAGTTCATGGCGCCCACCGTGTGCATGTGCTCGACGATGCAGCGCATCGACCCGCAGCACCTGGCATGGACGCTGGAGAACCTTGCCGACGGCAATGTGGTGAACCGCATCCAGGTGCCCGCGCACGAGGCGGAGCTGGCACGGATCGCGCTCGACCGCATGCTGGCAGTGTCCTGA
- a CDS encoding rhodanese-like domain-containing protein has translation MGTLSALLELAHQRAADMNLPYQGALTPAEAHQVWQLAPGTKLVDVRTRAEWDWVGRVPGAVEIEWLAYPAMKPNPDFLAQLRHQVDPEAMVLFMCRSGARSDAAAKAAISAGFSNCYNVLEGFEGDRDAAGHRNRIGGWRHAGLPWQQG, from the coding sequence ATGGGAACCCTCTCTGCCTTGCTCGAGCTTGCTCATCAGCGGGCTGCTGACATGAATTTGCCCTATCAGGGAGCGTTGACGCCCGCGGAGGCACATCAGGTCTGGCAACTGGCCCCGGGCACGAAACTGGTCGATGTGCGCACGCGTGCCGAATGGGACTGGGTCGGCCGGGTGCCGGGCGCCGTCGAGATCGAATGGCTTGCCTACCCCGCGATGAAGCCCAATCCGGACTTCCTCGCGCAGTTGCGCCATCAGGTCGACCCCGAGGCCATGGTGCTGTTCATGTGCCGTTCCGGCGCCAGATCGGACGCTGCGGCCAAGGCCGCGATTTCGGCCGGCTTCAGCAATTGCTATAACGTGCTCGAAGGGTTCGAGGGTGACAGGGATGCCGCCGGACATCGCAACCGTATCGGGGGCTGGCGCCATGCCGGCCTGCCCTGGCAACAGGGCTGA